The Nicotiana tomentosiformis chromosome 9, ASM39032v3, whole genome shotgun sequence genome contains the following window.
tttagagagattttagggtttgttacttggtggctaagtcatttTTCCCCTATAAATAAAagggttctattccattgtaaatAATCCCAAATAAATGAAAATTCtgtctctctacttttctctgcaatactcttttttttcttttattattttataatacgttatcagcacgagactctaaccAATTGAATAGAAGCTTTGAGATTGAGTATAATGATTGTGAATTGTTCCATGAACTTCCTTCATGATTAAATTCTAgatttaaggtaagtattttactttatttttcttttttaaattcttaaaattctataatttgattttaaataccaGTAAAGACAATAAActttgattataactctaatagagttGTAAGAAATTATAATCATCTGAAGTGGTAAAATTTCTCTAtcttgccatgatcaaattcatgtatgattgtgaGCACAAAAAGTGAAAAACCGGCCCATTGAATTTGATTCATTCTCGTTCCCTTAAGAGAATGTGATAGCAATATGTGATAAGTCTGAAATAAGATAAAATTATTACCGTGAAGGTATCAATGGATATGGACGTGGTAATAGATGAAATTATAATCATCATCAATGTGGTAATGAGAACAttaaggattctcaaaataagCCTTCACTCTGTGAAATTAATATTTGTCATCGATTTGAtatgagattttgtaaagcacatataTGACTATGGTCAATTCATAATGTGAATGTgacaacatgtgatttatgaatagATATTCATTCTTCGAAGAATATGAACGTGCTTGTAGTAGTGAACATACCAAACTCACCTCTAGAAggaggtttgagatgaaataagaaaataatttcattattatggcatgaatgatCATTTATCACGTAACTATTGTGAATATGCCAAAATATTATGGTAATGTGATTATTACAGGGCAAAAGTAATGTAAGAAACATATCTTGCCTATAATGATTTTGACCAtaaccataatggtataactttttCCTAGAAAGAGATATTTACCGTATAGATGTTGATGAATATGTGgtaatacaaaattaattgagagctctagaagagccaattatcactattttggagaaataaaattgattatcaataagTTATTGTGTCGTAgaaagtctcaaagaaacttatttagtttctaaagtattcgcgaaagcgattggttatattgagactataaataaaggaaagatttaatatcttCCATTACTACAATTTGTAGCGGGGTAATATATATGTAAAAAGCTATCTGCTTTATTCTCCAGTTTGTACTACATAAATAAAAGAATGTCACAATAAAGTAGAAGTTTATTAACATAAAAcccatatcataataaacttggagtttattgaTATCGTTGGCATAATTGGTTCAGTCATGTTAAATTAAGTATaatgtgcaaaaataaaagagaattcacatgggtaaatattaaaAAACTAGAAATTTCTTTACGAATTCTCTTATATTGCATGTTCTCATTAATCaatagaccaactaaaattgggattgaatcccatgaATGCTGGAAATATTAAAGGTGAATATGAGACCATTCACCTGTTTTGTATACCATataagatgcatctatgagatggttacGTGTGCGATTATTATAACCCGCAACCTGGTGTTTGCGATgtaacttgctcaataatttaatttagagcataatttccagattttctattcaagatagttcatcttgattaGTTGGTTTACACCACAATTGGTTTAGCATAATAATTTATCAAGTGTCTCCACTTAATagttaaactattgcttatgagaacaaaattatctatatcagtttgatatacgttatatacgaaagtatattacattctcccctcacgAGTGGTTCAGGGccaggaaccaaataattctaTCTTATTAATATTGATAtgcggtgtatattttgattaacatcATAATGCACAAAGGTGGGTTTCCAAAAGTTGAGaaagcaagttagtttttctaatatGAGGGGGAAAATGATAAACAATTGAGAAAACGTTACGTGGAATGAATTACCATTTCTACATCTAGATtctcgaataagataatatgaacttgaagttcataaaatgATAATCCATCTGCAATATATTGTAAAGCATGCCAGATGCATTTGCGgacccaaagaaagtaactatattctcattgtaaatgctcctattagaataagtACTAGAAGGACAAAGTATATGGTACGCTTAAAGCGTATAGACAAAtcggtttcaaataaaattctttataaagaagatgagcaaatgatcaaaatgatcataataagtaGGCTCTAGAACATTacatgacataacacttcataaaatcTAAGGAGAGGTTCAGGTACTTGAAAATATGAATGAAAAGATTtctatgttatgtctttatgaaaaaaATATTGGAACCGATATATAATGTTCATCGACGACATCTATCATAACGCTAAATATAGATGAGGATCTTAAGTCTGTCGAATACAGACACAAAATATTGGCCAAATGGAAGAGACACAATTCGAATAGAattggtttcatatgaaagacatgtaATTTTGGATAGGTAGTTCAAACACTTGAAAGTTATAAATAGTATTGTTTAAGGTCAAATGTCTATAtgttagagagattttaggatttgttatttggtggctaagtcacttttctcctataaatagagggggtATTCCATTGTAAATAATCTCAAATCAATAAAAATTTtgtctctctacttttctctgcaatactcttcttctcttattattttataataaataggatATTTTTATGGGTATTATTGTTTGCATAATCCGAAAAATTAAACGGATTAGCTAAAATACTCATGTAATAAATTTCCTCTTAATAATACGCACCCAAATCATGGTTTAAAAATTTGGGTGCACAAATTTTTTTTTCATGTGTTAAGTGCTCGTAAGATACATCTTGTAAGGTAGTCATTAGTGTATTACTCCATCCGATTcactttaagtgattttttgTAATTCATAATATCTGACTTTTTTAGATATtaagaaggaattaacttcttttttccAAAGTTGACTTAAAGTTGACTTGGTATAAAGAACTTATGAGTAGTTTGTTACATTTTCAATgagcaaattaaggttaatatgatcaattttattgttaattaatgttaaaatataaaatttttaatatgtgtgaaaatagTTAAAAAATTACTTAAAGTAGACCGAAGGGAATAAGGgacaaaataaaagaagaaacgTATTTGTTATACTTTCATTTCTcgaaaatatatatacatctacAAGTAGTTTTAATGTGAGCATGCGCACCTAATTATTAGTATGTGGTCAAGGACAAAAGATAAGGTTACAAATGTTCAGATAAAAAGAGCAGGTAAAGTCTTACCTATAACAAAAGCAATTGCGCTTCCACCAAGAAAGGAAGAATAGAAAAGGCTATTATTTCATTCATGAGTTTAAGTGGCCGTTTGACCGTAAGAATTGTGAAATTTcaataagaattaaaaataaattgaaaatgatatttgaaaattagagttgtgtttagttattaatataatttaaaattatttttaaattgtattttactgatttgaagtgaaaattttgaaaaatattttttttgagttttttaatTTTTCGAAATATTtcgaaattgaaatttgaaaatttcttaCGACAAATATAACTTAAAAAAGACATTGTTCATTTTCTTTCTTCTCCCGAAGGTCATATTATCCAAATGAGGATATTCTCATAAGTCGTAATCAAACATGTAGTAGAATAATCCATGATTGAATCGACTTTATCGAGGCATTGCATTATGGGCAACACCCCACTCCCCTGCCCACCTCTTACCCAAAAGCCAAGACAATATTCAATTAGATTCTTTACGCCCATAAGCAGCAGCATGTCAAAATATCTATTCTTAGCCGTTAAAATAGATAAATCATCGGCGGACCTGTAAAATATGGTCGATAAGTGATTGCCTTAGTGGGCGACCCATGGCTATATAAAGACACAAcgtgtagtatatatatattataagttTGAATTCTTTTCGACTTAAATTTGAGTACATGAATAGATCATAGTTTTCGAGATTTTAAACTTATACGCCAATCGGAGTCGGGCCAAAAGTCCGTAGACAAAAAAAAATGATTGCTTTCATAGGCCTCATACGTATCAAAAAAGTTACTCTGCACCCTCTCTAGAGTTTTTGCGTTCAAGTTAGCATGATCTTGAAGAGTTGGGTTCTAATTCCTACGATACGTACATGATCCAAAATCATTTCGaattaaaacaccaaaatatgagtCTGGAAACAAACCATACTCCTATTTGTTTTTGAAAAAGTAAACACCTATGTCTGAATAACAAAATACAATTACTTTCTCAGTACGCATAGCCTTTTTATaacaaaacttttaattttcgaTATGAACCACTTTACTTTTTTTAGGTTAAAATATTGGGCGCTTAAAGTAAAGAGAAAAGACTTTTCAAAAACATTCATTTTATTCCTCCTAAAACTTTAAATTGATCATAAAGATTTTAGTAGTTGAGTGATGCATATAAACTACATGATACTTCACAACAAAAAGTTGTGACTTGTGAGGAATCATAATGGTATGGTACACGCCACTATATTCAGAGGCGAAGTCAGGATTTGAAACTTATGAGTTCaggattctagtttttttaagTTACTGAattttataataataatttatacatatttcaTAAATTTTTCAAGACAAATACACAATCTGCACAAAAACTATTGGGTTCGGCCAGGGGCGGCCCAACCTCATCGGAGGTCTAAAGCAAAATATTAATAAGAggccttaatatatatatatataaaagttaatgaacatcgtttttaaaaaaattaggcAAGTGAGGATGTAGaattaaaaaaatgagaacttagttttataaaatacagaaaattaaataaatttaacgttgattgcatcacaactgaaatgggagaacatagaaaacataagtgactcccttttttttagtaagtccATTTCTATATgtggtaacaattcaactttagatttttctttttaccattaatgagatgatttctagcccaaaaacttctatgatttatttaagattacaagtttcaaaagtcttcctttatttcataaaatccatgtccagtcaaatactttcatataaattgggacggagagagtataatttatgtaagaaaaataaataataagttagattattagatatagttacgtgaccaactaatgaatagagaaatataattaagtaaaaaagtaaaataagattgacagaaaactattttagttatattaattagaggaagaaatcgagttattaaaaattaatatgacaataaaaaataaatttatcaataataaaagataattatataaataatatactactatatataaaGAATACTAGTAATTTTGGGGCCCTTAAATTTTTGGGGCCTAAAATAAATGTTTCACTTGCTTTAGGGTTGGGCCGCCTCTGGATCCGGCCAAACCCGTAAACGGAAGGTTAGCTCCGCCGCTTACTATATTGCCACTACAACCCCAAGCCAATGACCGGAATATGATATTGGAGTGTGAGGAGCTCTAGGTACCCACATGGGTACGTGTACATGCGCTATAACGTATCGACACTAACTCCTACTTATTAGCTAATTGTTTTATTCCATTATCAATTATCACCATAAAATATGTTTTACTTGACTCAGCATCCACATATCAAGTGTCTAAATACATCCATAAAACAATTTATTTAGCTAATAAGTAGGAGGTAATGTTGACTAAGAGATCTTTTTCTTTCCACTTTTTTTGATGGCAATGATCAAGATTTTCTATTTGCTTCCTTACTCTTGTTTATTTAGTTATATCTAAGTATttgtttatttcttttttcttttgggtACGGCAGATTTAGCGTAAGCATGCCTATTGATGTTTCCGAAAAGTGACAACTATTCAGGAGTGGAGTTAAGGACGTCCATCCAAACCTCCTTCCTCGAATTGTTATACTATCTGTATAAgatcaaaattattttttatgtatatggaGTAAATGTTGAATCTCCTTAATACAACTCAGAACTATTCgtgttttactttttttttattattttaatcccTTTAGTGAAAATCCATTCACTATTACAGGTATTTATTACTCCATATTAGCCTCTCTTTTAATTTAACTAAGCCAAACAACGCTTTCTATATATAATAAGACCACATTATTGAACAAATATGCTTTCTTTTGGATTTCGATTTAAGATCAGTTTGTAGGTggggaaatattttcaaaaatgatGTTTTCCAGAAAACAAGTATTTTTTTGGTGTTTGGCTGCGAGAAAATATTTTTGACAAGAACATATTTTCATCAAAAGAGTGGAAATGGCTTTCCCCAGTTACGGGAAAAATTATTTCCTTCATAACTCTTTCTAACTCTTTAACTTTATGTCATTGTACCATATTACTATCAATCTTCCATGCTAAATTATAATATAAGACCATAGTGaataattaattaagtaattaagGCTGAAAAAAAAGTAATTAATCAATGCATAAAgcccaattccttttctttttaaagcatatataatTTCGTCAAGTCATTTTGAGTTAAGTATATTGTAAGCAAGGCTTCATTAGTAAGTTCCTAGAAGGTATTTAATGTAATTATTCAAACTTGGCAGGGTGTCAATGTATTTATAAGAAGCCTTAGGAGGTTAAATCAAACGTCTAAAATAATggcaaaactatttttttttttttcatttttccctTTAAAAGTTTGGATCATGGGGGCAAGTTGGAACTTTTATGAATCAAGTGTCCTTTTGTGGGAAACTTCATGGATCCATATTGAATATGCGGATCCTCTTTGTTTGTTCCTCATGTACTTACGTGGATCCAATTCTGCTGTGTCCTAAAACAGATCCCATTTCTTTGTAATTTTCCTTTGATATGTTAAATTAATAATCTGCCTGCAGTTTATCGTAGCAACTTTACCCTTATATACTTATTTAGTTGCTCCAAAATACTAGCTAAAATATGCTAAGAGAGGAAAAAAGCAAGAAAAAGAAGGTAATTGATCGCTAAACGAAATACTTAGCCAGTActcattttcaacatttagcGAGTagtttggaccaaaataaaagcaTTTAGAGAGTGGCTACAAACTTTGATCTCATTAGTCATTAGTAACAAAGTTAGAGATTATTGGTTTAACGTATAAATGAAAAAAGGGATTGGACATAGATCCACCTAAGTGCATAGGTACTAAACAAAGAGGATCCGCATAttctaaaatgagtaaaatgGATACTGACTTTCTATTAGTTAAATAATTATTCTAACATTATCTTTTTACGCTTTGTTTActgtttttaaaaataaaaaaaattatttgggcCGGATTTCCGTCGTTAGGTGATCTTGATGATCCACTATGTATATACCCCATTAGTTTATACAAAAGTTATTCCAACTTAAAATGATTCCTCTAATTAAGTGAAATACTTCTAAATCATGCATGAATGGAATTTTTTTCTTATACGGTAGCTTTCTTATCAAGTTGTTGGACCTATGTAAAATATTATCAAACATGTATTGTTAGAAAATTTACAACTTCTAAGGACATAAAATAAGCCAAATGGGAGAGTCTCTATCAATTAAGGGGTTAACAACTGGATATCATGCATTATCAATACATGCCAAAGCACCCACTTGGGTTCTAgtaaattcataaaattgaaaagaTTGAAGAAATCTATGTGCTGATTGCTGTGTCGTTCAGTGCTCATGACACCGTTGAAATCTGAGTTGCAACTTCTTGGAAACTACTTGTTAGGATCCAACGAAGGATCTGAGCTAAATTCAATAATAAGAGGAAATTGCAAACAAGTGAAACAATTTTCTGGATTTTTTATAAATGGAAATGGATGTCAAATTACAAAACTAAGAAAGTAAAATTAAGCTAAGCTAACTAAATAGAAACTCGACTCCATAGCTGGAAGAACTGTGGAAATttagtgaagaagaagaagttagaatctgaaagagaaagaagaagaagagtgagAGAATAGAGTAGAAAAGAGAATGAAACCTATAATCCATTATGCTCTTCTCTCTTTCTTCGTCTGGTATATAACAACCTATTGACATGGCTTAATCTCGTCCCTTGCTGCTCAATAATGGAAAGTCAATTGCGGccgttatttttaaaaaaaatagttattcCTTCTTGTGGCATCAACTTGTGTTCGAACCCAGCTAACAACACCCAATCACTCCTATTCTGCTACAGCTTAGATTATTACATACCCTCTCCCTTCAAATCATCCTTGACCTCAAGGATGAGGATCAAAGTCAGGAAATTTTGCCTTGATAAAGTGATAGTTCTCCCATGTTGCATGTTCCGGTGACAAATTGGACCATTGCACTAATACTTTGACAACTGCTGCATTGTTCTTCTTCACCATCTGTCTTTGTAGGATTGCAACTGGTTTTACTAAAAATTGTCCATCCTCACTAGTGCTGGGTAGTACAGTTTGCACGACTACCATGTTGCCAaccttctttttgagtagggataCATGGAATACAGGGTGTACCTTAGAATCTGGAGGCAGTTTCAATTTGTAAGCTACCTGACCAATTCGAGCAAGTATCTGGTAAGGCCCATAATATTTAGAGCTGAGCTTCAGATTCTTCCTTAATGCAATAGAAGTCTGCCTATATGACTGGAGTTTTAAGTAAACCATGTCACCAGCTTGGAATTCTCTTCCAGTCCTCTTCTTGTCAGCATAATATTTCATCCTTTCCTGTGCCTTACTCAAGGTGTCTTTAAGCAATTGCTGCATTTGTTGTCTTCTCATGACGACATCTTCAACAACTGAAACTATTGTTTCTAGGAGTGGGCCAATGAATAAGTGATGGAGAATAGCCATATAAAGCTTCAAAGGGAGTGCATCTCAAGCTGGTGTGGAAGTTGGTATTGTACCACTATTCTACAACACTTGGCCACTGTTTTCAATTAGTAGGTCTGCTAGCAGTCATGCATCTGAGGTAGTTTTCCAAACATTTGTTCACCCTCTCAGTTTGGACATCACTTTGGGGATGATATGCTGTAGTAAAATGCAACTGAGTGCCTAGTAATTTGAACAATGCTTGCCAAAAGTTACTTAAGAAGACCTTGTCTCTATCAGTAACAATGGACTCAGGTGTGCCATGAAGGCTATGCACTTTCTTCCAGAACAAGTCAGCTACTATTGCAGCAGTATAGGGGTGAGATAGAGCCATGAAGTGGGCATACTTTGTCATTCTGTCCACCACTACTAGTGTCACATCCTTGTCTCTCGACTTAGGCAACCCTTCAATGAAATCCATACTAATATGACTCCATGCTTGGTTAGGAATAGGAAGGGGTTGCAACAGATCTGGATAGGCCACATTGTCATCCTTACACCTGGCACACACACATCACAACTAGCCACAAAGCTAATAATCATTTGCTTCATCCCAGCCCAATAGAACACTTGTGATAGACTCTTGAGTGTTCCCAATTTCTTAGAGTGACCATCCATGGGTGAGTCATGAAAGGTAGCAATCAGTTGTTGTCTTAGGTTTCCATTAATTTCAATGCAAATCTTCCCTTTTTTTCCTGAGCACATCAGAGGAATAATGCCATAGACTGGGATCTTGCAAGTCAACTGTCAGCTGAGTAATTAGATCCATAGACTGAGGATCACCTTCATAACTTGAAGCTATTTCCTGCATCCATGAGGGAACTGAAGTGCTGGTAGCCATTAGTTGTGCGGTCACCTGAGGTAGATTGGTGCCTCCATTCTCATACTGTCTAGATAGAGCATCTACCACTCTATTTTCAGCCCTATTTTTATATTGTATCTCATAGTCGAGCCCAATAATTTTGTCAATCCTTTCTGTTGGACAGCAGTGGTGACCATTTGCTCCAATAAGTATTTCAGGCTATGATGGTTAGTTCTGATCACAAAGTGTTTGAACTGCAGGTAGTGTCTCCATTTATCAACTGCATTCAGTAGAGCCATGTACTCTTTCTTATAAATAGATTTGTCCCTGTGCCTTGGGGCTAAGACCTTGCTGAAATAGGCCACTGGCCTACCCTCCTACATTAGTACAACCCCAATTCCACTATGGCTAGCATCTGTTTCCACTGTGAACTCCATAGAGTAATCAGGTAATATCAGCACTGGGGTGGAAGTCATAGCAGACTTGAGTGCGGAGAAAGCTAGTTCAGCCTCATCACTCTATTTGAATGAATCCTTCTTGAGAAGATCAGTAAGTGGTCTGTATATGGTACCATAACCAACAACATATTTTTTGTAGTAACCTGTTAGACCCAAAAAGCCTCTGAGTTACTTAACTGAACTAAGCCTGGGCCATTCAACCATGGCCTGTATCTTGGCTGGATCAGTGGAAACACCTTCCTTAGTGATCACATGGCCTAAGTATTCAACTTGAGCCTGCCCAAATGAACACTTGGATTTTTTGGCAAATAGAGAATGGTCTCTCAGCAAGGCAAACACAACAGCTAAATGTTCAATATGCCTTTCCAGTGATTCACTATAGATAAGTATGTCATAAAAAAAGACTAAGACAAATCTTCTTAAGTATGGTGGAAAAACCTGATTCATCAGTGCTTGGAAGGTTACAAGAGCATTTGTCAATCCAAACGACATAACTCTGAACTCATATTGGCCCATATGGGTTCTGAAAGCAGTTTTAAATACATCTTCTTTTGTGCAGCTTCTATTGCCATCTCCTGTAGCCTAGCCTGTTCAATAGCAAACTTCAGTGTAGTAGGCTTGAAAAACTTCACTCCAAATCGAATTTCTTCCTTCAGAGCTCCTATGAAGCTAGATATAAAATGAGATTCATTAAGATGAGGATTCCTGATTAACATCTGAGCCTTCATATCCTCAAACTTGCCCATAAACTCATCTACTGTACCAATCTGACTTAGCTTATTGAATTCCTCCACTATGTCGTCCATCACTGCATCCCCAAACCTACAgattaatttttttcttaaactcagCCCAACTGATCTCTCCTTCACTCAATGTGAGAGATTGATACCACATTTCAGCCAACCCATTCAAATAAAGTGCAGCTGCCTCTACTTTGTGATTGTCTGGAGTTCGATATAAATTGAAATATCTTTCACATTTTTGAATCCATACCTTGGGTTCATGTCCTTCGAAGCTGGGTAATTCCCATTTAGGAGGGGGAGCTGGGACAATCTGATTTCTTTTTGGCCTCATCTCCTGCACTGGCAGAGGTAACAACCCATCACCTTGACGATTATCACCCCGAGCTCTATTGGGAAGCCTCTCTAGAGTGGCCAACCTTTCGAGAATCAGTTCCAGGGTTCCTTGAATCCCTGTTTGTGTGTCTCAAAACTCCTGCTGACTGGTGAGCACCTGCTCCAATATTTCATCATGTCTCACGAGTTTTTCATCCATGAGTGATACTTTCTTGGGGCCATTTTGGGCTTGGACTTCGATTTGAAATGGGCATATGATCTAACTCGGGTTGAAATGAATCCATGTCAGTGAACATTTATGTTTCCAGCTAGGACTGTCTATgagaaaaaaaactgaaatagCCTAATTTATaactgataattaaaaaatagtcacagtttcaaaagtaatcaaaatttagctaCTTTttcatataaatataatatttaacaaaaatacccttaaaatCCGGAAAAATTcaagcataatatgttggaattaaaattttttttatatatgagaTGTTAGAGCTcagtttcaatgatgaaaaataatttattcctATTGCATGTACCTAAAATCAAGGCGGAaagaaatgaaaagaagattgccGCTAAGCAATGAAGGTTGTGAACCAAGAGGGATAAGGAAGGAAGATCAAATCAACTGAAGATCAGGAGGATGCTTAAAGAAGGAAGGTTCAATCAACAAAAGATCTAATTTAGGCGAAAAATCTACTTGGATC
Protein-coding sequences here:
- the LOC117278447 gene encoding uncharacterized protein, with translation MAILHHLFIGPLLETIVSVVEDVVMRRQQMQQLLKDTLSKAQERMKYYADKKRTGREFQAGDMVYLKLQSYRQTSIALRKNLKLSSKYYGPYQILARIGQVAYKLKLPPDSKVHPVFHVSLLKKKVGNMVVVQTVLPSTSEDGQFLVKPVAILQRQMVKKNNAAVVKVLVQWSNLSPEHATWENYHFIKAKFPDFDPHP